In Marivivens aquimaris, one genomic interval encodes:
- a CDS encoding trypsin-like peptidase domain-containing protein, whose protein sequence is MIRHILAFVLLIGSALQVAAQELSWIQLEARPTLSGGQESARRFAAELPDVNGFYLGNGWYVVALGPYAADDADAYRRELRRAGTIPRDAFVSDGSRFGQQYWPIGVGAPTSPLPLPSVADRNNVQGVDDVEVDISSLDLEPLEEPVVEEPVVEEEPTIVVDPVIEPEPEPVVIDETPAEARASESQLSGDERKELQIALAWAGFYNSGIDGAFGRGTRSSMADWQVSKGYEGTGILTTRQRAELLSDYNAVLEGTGLERVRNERAGVSIMIPTAMVGEPVYEAPFVRYEAKDGSGVQVLLISGQGDRQRLYGLYEILQTLQIVPTEGQRGKNGDRFEINGSNDNIHTYISASTNDRGVIKGFGLVWPAGDEERRTRVLAKMQESFNRIEGVLDAAMVPDEALPSTDLLAGLEIRKPQSNGAGMFVNGQGAVLTAAANVGSCEYVTLDDTHRASVVWADDRFAVLQPDTALAPIGQAEFQLSQPRLADTVAVAGYPYGGVLRLPAVTFGGLNDLTGLNGEADVLRLEIEAHDGDVGGPVFDQGGAVIGILLPKAETNTVLPESVNFAGNAAALTNALGAAGITAKTTDMVGYMPPETLTGLAADVTALVSCW, encoded by the coding sequence ATGATCAGGCATATCCTCGCATTCGTGCTTTTGATCGGATCCGCACTTCAAGTCGCAGCCCAAGAGCTGTCGTGGATTCAACTCGAAGCACGCCCCACTCTGTCCGGTGGTCAGGAAAGCGCGCGCCGCTTTGCTGCGGAACTGCCGGATGTTAACGGTTTCTACCTTGGTAACGGCTGGTATGTCGTGGCGCTTGGCCCTTATGCGGCCGACGATGCCGACGCCTACCGCCGCGAGCTTCGCCGCGCAGGCACCATTCCGCGCGATGCGTTCGTCAGCGACGGCAGCCGCTTCGGCCAGCAGTACTGGCCCATCGGCGTTGGTGCTCCGACAAGCCCACTCCCCCTGCCCTCGGTCGCGGACCGCAATAATGTCCAAGGCGTCGATGACGTTGAAGTCGACATCTCGTCGCTCGACCTTGAACCGCTCGAAGAGCCTGTGGTCGAGGAGCCGGTCGTCGAAGAGGAGCCGACAATCGTCGTCGATCCGGTGATCGAGCCCGAACCCGAGCCCGTCGTCATCGACGAAACCCCTGCCGAAGCACGCGCCAGCGAAAGCCAGCTTTCGGGCGACGAGCGCAAGGAACTCCAGATCGCCCTCGCATGGGCGGGTTTCTATAACTCGGGCATCGACGGCGCTTTCGGCCGCGGCACCCGCAGCTCTATGGCCGACTGGCAGGTAAGCAAGGGTTACGAAGGCACTGGCATTCTGACGACCCGTCAGCGCGCCGAACTGCTGTCTGACTACAACGCCGTCCTCGAAGGCACCGGCCTCGAACGCGTCCGCAACGAACGCGCAGGCGTTTCGATCATGATCCCGACTGCAATGGTCGGCGAGCCGGTCTACGAGGCGCCTTTTGTCCGCTACGAGGCCAAGGACGGCTCCGGCGTTCAGGTTCTGCTGATTTCGGGTCAGGGCGATCGCCAGCGCCTCTACGGTCTTTACGAGATCCTGCAAACGCTTCAGATCGTGCCGACCGAAGGTCAGCGTGGCAAAAACGGCGATCGCTTCGAAATCAACGGATCGAACGACAACATCCACACCTACATCTCTGCATCGACCAACGATCGCGGCGTGATCAAGGGCTTCGGTCTGGTCTGGCCTGCTGGCGATGAAGAGCGCCGCACCCGTGTGCTTGCCAAGATGCAGGAAAGCTTCAACCGCATCGAAGGCGTGCTGGATGCTGCGATGGTGCCGGATGAGGCGCTGCCTTCAACCGACCTGCTCGCCGGACTGGAGATCCGCAAACCGCAGAGCAACGGCGCAGGCATGTTCGTTAACGGTCAGGGTGCCGTTCTGACCGCTGCGGCCAACGTAGGTAGCTGCGAATATGTCACGCTAGACGATACCCACCGCGCCAGCGTGGTGTGGGCGGATGACCGTTTCGCTGTCCTTCAGCCCGACACCGCGCTCGCGCCGATTGGTCAGGCGGAATTCCAGCTTTCGCAGCCCCGCCTCGCGGACACCGTTGCCGTGGCTGGATATCCCTACGGCGGCGTTCTGCGTCTGCCCGCTGTGACCTTCGGCGGCCTCAATGACCTTACCGGCCTGAATGGCGAAGCCGATGTGCTCCGCCTCGAAATCGAAGCGCACGACGGCGACGTCGGCGGTCCCGTGTTCGATCAGGGTGGCGCTGTCATCGGGATACTGCTGCCGAAAGCCGAGACCAACACGGTCCTGCCTGAGAGCGTGAATTTCGCGGGCAATGCTGCCGCGCTGACGAACGCTCTGGGCGCTGCAGGCATCACGGCCAAGACGACCGACATGGTCGGCTACATGCCGCCGGAAACGCTGACGGGCCTCGCGGCGGATGTAACGGCACTCGTCAGCTGCTGGTAA
- a CDS encoding TrkH family potassium uptake protein, producing MTDLRPVGYVIGLLTAVLGLAMAAPLLFDLFDGNGEWKTFLQAGVITVIFGGTMAVACTNRETRGLTIRQSFILTTGVWVTLPLFGAIPFLMGEPNLRLVDAVFEAMSGMTTTGATVIEGLEFHSYGMLLWRGILQWLGGLGIVIVAMIFLPVMRVGGMQFFQSEGFDTLGKALPRALDIAKGLLNIYVGLTILCGFAYMITGMDGRNALVHAFTTMATGGFSTSDASFAAFAGPPQYVAVVFMILASIPFIRMLQFFQGDPEPIWKDQQVRGYLLWISIATALVVVYRMIRLDHYGEYAFRETLFNVVSIFSGTGFGDGDILAYGPFAFAVFFCVGAIGGCSGSTGCSIKIFRYQIMLRAISAQIRRLLSPHRVVPVRYEGRPVSEGVMNSIMLLFTCFILTFGLMIVALSLTGLSFFASVTGAWTAVFNIGPAFGPEVAASGALSNFPDAAKWLMSLGMLLGRLEIVSCLVLLVPRFWAD from the coding sequence ATGACTGATCTTCGCCCTGTCGGATATGTAATCGGACTGCTGACTGCAGTTCTCGGCCTCGCAATGGCCGCCCCGCTGCTGTTCGATCTGTTCGATGGCAACGGCGAGTGGAAGACGTTCCTTCAGGCCGGAGTGATCACCGTCATCTTCGGCGGCACGATGGCCGTGGCTTGCACGAACCGCGAGACGCGCGGCCTGACGATCCGTCAGAGCTTTATCCTCACCACTGGTGTCTGGGTGACGCTTCCGCTGTTCGGTGCGATTCCGTTTCTGATGGGCGAACCGAACCTGCGTCTTGTCGATGCGGTGTTCGAAGCGATGTCCGGAATGACCACCACCGGAGCGACGGTGATCGAGGGGCTGGAGTTCCACTCCTACGGCATGTTGCTCTGGCGCGGTATCCTGCAATGGCTCGGCGGGCTCGGTATCGTCATCGTTGCGATGATCTTCCTTCCCGTTATGCGCGTCGGTGGTATGCAGTTCTTCCAGTCCGAAGGCTTCGACACATTGGGCAAGGCCTTGCCGCGTGCGCTCGATATCGCGAAGGGCCTGCTGAACATCTACGTCGGTCTGACGATCCTGTGCGGCTTTGCCTACATGATTACCGGCATGGATGGCCGCAACGCGCTGGTCCATGCGTTCACTACGATGGCGACGGGCGGCTTTTCGACCTCGGACGCGTCCTTCGCGGCCTTTGCTGGACCTCCGCAGTACGTGGCGGTGGTCTTCATGATCCTCGCATCCATCCCCTTCATTCGGATGCTTCAGTTTTTCCAAGGCGACCCTGAGCCGATCTGGAAGGACCAGCAGGTCCGCGGTTACCTCCTCTGGATCTCGATCGCGACGGCACTGGTGGTCGTCTACCGCATGATCCGCCTCGACCATTACGGCGAGTACGCGTTCCGCGAGACCCTGTTCAACGTCGTCTCGATCTTCTCGGGGACGGGCTTCGGGGACGGCGATATCCTCGCCTATGGTCCGTTCGCATTCGCGGTTTTTTTCTGCGTTGGTGCGATCGGTGGGTGTTCGGGGTCGACTGGTTGTTCGATCAAGATATTCCGCTATCAGATCATGCTGCGCGCCATTTCGGCCCAGATCCGCAGACTCCTTAGCCCTCACCGCGTGGTGCCGGTGCGCTATGAGGGACGTCCGGTCAGCGAGGGCGTCATGAACTCGATCATGCTACTGTTCACCTGTTTCATCCTGACATTCGGCCTGATGATCGTGGCGCTGAGCCTGACGGGCCTGAGCTTTTTCGCTTCGGTGACCGGCGCGTGGACGGCGGTATTCAATATCGGTCCGGCCTTTGGTCCAGAGGTTGCGGCATCCGGTGCGCTCTCGAATTTCCCTGACGCTGCAAAGTGGCTTATGTCGCTGGGGATGCTCCTCGGACGATTGGAGATCGTGTCCTGTCTCGTCCTTCTCGTCCCACGTTTCTGGGCCGACTAA
- the folE2 gene encoding GTP cyclohydrolase FolE2, with the protein MNIHSHDMEREPSRDEAEAALALLRKWANGVTPEEVATLDPLVSRLIPGSEVSNYPALARAYPEDFVVDEDYKASMPDLQNGPSSLIRGAKQTIQHVGISNFRLPIRFHAREGGEVTLETSVTGTVSLEAEKKGINMSRIMRTFYKHAEKTFSFDVISDALDAYKEDLESFDARIQMRFRYPMKVESLRSGLDGYQYYDIALELIEKAGVRKKIIHLDYVYSSTCPCSLELSEHARQFRGQLATPHSQRSVARISAVLDENSKTLWFEDLIEIARAAVPTETQVMVKREDEQAFAELNAANPIFVEDAARLFCEQLQKDPRIGDFQVVASHQESLHSHDAVSVLTEGKTFNTDSLDPKLFSTLYHVG; encoded by the coding sequence ATGAATATCCATAGTCACGATATGGAACGTGAACCTTCGCGCGATGAGGCCGAAGCCGCGCTTGCGCTATTGCGCAAGTGGGCGAATGGCGTCACGCCCGAAGAGGTTGCAACGCTTGACCCGCTGGTCTCGCGGCTCATTCCGGGCAGCGAGGTGAGCAACTATCCCGCCTTGGCGCGCGCCTACCCCGAAGATTTTGTGGTCGACGAGGACTACAAGGCGTCGATGCCCGATCTGCAAAACGGCCCGTCGAGCCTCATTCGCGGTGCCAAGCAGACCATCCAGCACGTCGGTATCTCGAACTTCCGCCTGCCGATCCGCTTCCACGCCCGCGAGGGCGGCGAGGTGACGCTGGAAACTTCTGTGACCGGTACCGTTTCGCTTGAGGCCGAAAAGAAGGGCATCAATATGTCCCGCATCATGCGGACATTCTACAAGCATGCCGAAAAGACCTTCTCGTTCGATGTGATCTCGGATGCTTTGGACGCTTACAAGGAAGACCTCGAGAGCTTCGATGCACGCATCCAGATGCGGTTCCGCTACCCGATGAAGGTAGAATCCCTTCGTTCGGGTCTCGACGGCTACCAGTACTACGACATCGCACTCGAACTGATCGAGAAGGCGGGCGTCCGTAAAAAGATCATCCATCTCGACTACGTGTATTCGTCGACTTGCCCGTGCTCGCTTGAACTGTCCGAACATGCGCGCCAATTCCGCGGCCAGCTCGCGACCCCGCACTCGCAGCGTTCGGTGGCTCGTATTTCGGCGGTGCTTGACGAGAATTCGAAGACGCTCTGGTTCGAAGATCTGATCGAAATTGCCCGCGCCGCCGTGCCAACTGAAACGCAGGTCATGGTAAAGCGTGAAGACGAGCAGGCATTTGCCGAGCTCAATGCCGCCAATCCGATCTTTGTCGAGGATGCAGCCCGTCTGTTCTGCGAGCAGCTGCAGAAAGACCCGCGTATCGGTGATTTCCAGGTCGTCGCCAGCCATCAGGAGAGCCTGCACAGCCACGATGCGGTTTCGGTGCTGACCGAAGGCAAGACCTTCAATACCGACAGCCTCGATCCGAAGCTGTTTAGCACACTCTACCACGTCGGATAA
- the metZ gene encoding O-succinylhomoserine sulfhydrylase, which translates to MDKFSKRTRAVHSGVRRSKYNELSEAIFLTQGFVYDTAEQAEQRFVQLGDDEFIYARYGNPTVAMLEDRMADLEGVEAGFATASGMAAVNGALMSLLKAGDHVVSSRALFGSCLYILEEVLARFGVEVTLVDGRDMDAWKAAIRPDTKVVFFESISNPTLEVIDMKAVIDLAHANDALVVVDNAMATPVYTIAGELGADLIVYSTTKHVDGQGRCLGGMVLGKKELVRGPVEAYLKHTGGAMSPFNAWVMLKSLDTLMLRVNHQAETALKLADALDGHEKLNSVSFPLHPSHPQYEMTKAQYDGVGTVLAIDVKGGKEECFRFLNALNIFTITNNFADSKSLVTHPATTTHQRLPQEQKDTLGITPGLVRVSCGLEDADDLIADVLQALDAI; encoded by the coding sequence ATGGACAAATTTTCCAAGCGCACACGCGCAGTTCACAGCGGTGTCCGCCGCAGCAAATACAACGAACTGAGCGAAGCCATCTTCCTCACCCAGGGCTTCGTTTACGACACTGCCGAGCAGGCCGAGCAGCGTTTCGTCCAACTGGGCGACGACGAGTTCATCTATGCCCGCTACGGCAACCCGACCGTTGCGATGCTCGAAGACCGCATGGCCGACCTCGAAGGCGTTGAAGCAGGTTTCGCGACCGCCTCCGGTATGGCTGCCGTCAACGGTGCGCTGATGTCGCTGCTGAAAGCGGGCGACCACGTTGTATCGAGCCGCGCGCTGTTCGGTTCGTGCCTCTATATCCTCGAAGAAGTGCTGGCCCGCTTCGGCGTTGAGGTCACCCTCGTCGATGGTCGTGACATGGACGCATGGAAAGCCGCAATCCGTCCGGACACCAAGGTCGTGTTCTTCGAGTCGATCTCGAACCCCACCCTCGAAGTCATCGACATGAAGGCCGTTATCGATCTGGCCCACGCAAACGACGCGCTGGTCGTTGTCGACAATGCCATGGCGACGCCGGTCTACACGATCGCAGGTGAGCTGGGCGCTGACCTTATTGTCTACTCGACCACAAAGCACGTCGACGGCCAGGGCCGCTGCCTTGGCGGTATGGTTCTAGGCAAGAAAGAACTCGTCCGCGGTCCGGTCGAAGCCTATCTCAAGCACACCGGCGGCGCGATGAGCCCGTTCAACGCTTGGGTCATGCTCAAGTCGCTCGACACGCTGATGCTGCGAGTGAACCATCAGGCGGAAACCGCGCTGAAGCTCGCGGACGCGCTCGACGGTCATGAAAAGCTGAACTCGGTCAGCTTCCCGCTGCACCCGAGCCACCCGCAGTACGAGATGACCAAGGCGCAATACGATGGCGTCGGCACCGTGCTTGCGATCGACGTGAAGGGCGGCAAGGAAGAGTGCTTCCGTTTCCTCAATGCGCTCAACATCTTCACCATCACCAACAACTTTGCTGACAGCAAATCGCTGGTGACACATCCCGCGACGACCACCCACCAGCGTCTTCCGCAGGAACAGAAAGACACGCTCGGCATCACGCCGGGTCTCGTCCGTGTGTCGTGTGGCCTTGAGGATGCGGACGATCTGATCGCAGACGTTCTGCAGGCTCTGGACGCAATCTGA
- a CDS encoding glutathione S-transferase N-terminal domain-containing protein, translating into MTAPIALHYWPTPNGKKISIALEEMGLPYDLHLVDIGAGDQFDPEFLKIAPNNRMPAIVDPEGPDGEPISMFESGAILQYLARKTGTFCGATERDRINVDQWLMWQMGGVGPMAGQAHHFLRYAPDMDPPQVLPYAQERYRNEVARLYRVLDTQLDGKDYICGDYSIADMAIYPWAASWEGQQQTLDDKPNMKAWMERMAARPAVKKGMELAAEVRQKGYSKEQMERLFKQK; encoded by the coding sequence ATGACCGCCCCCATTGCATTGCATTATTGGCCGACCCCCAACGGCAAGAAAATCTCGATCGCACTGGAGGAGATGGGCCTGCCTTACGACCTGCATCTGGTCGACATCGGCGCGGGCGACCAGTTCGATCCGGAGTTCCTGAAAATCGCTCCGAACAACCGTATGCCTGCCATCGTCGACCCCGAAGGCCCCGATGGCGAGCCGATTTCGATGTTCGAGTCGGGCGCGATCCTTCAATACCTCGCCCGCAAGACCGGCACGTTCTGCGGCGCGACCGAGCGTGACCGCATCAACGTCGATCAATGGCTGATGTGGCAAATGGGCGGCGTTGGCCCGATGGCAGGACAAGCGCACCACTTCCTGCGCTACGCCCCCGACATGGACCCGCCGCAGGTTCTGCCCTACGCGCAGGAACGCTATCGCAACGAAGTCGCTCGCCTCTACCGCGTTCTCGACACACAGCTTGACGGCAAGGACTACATTTGCGGCGACTACTCTATCGCGGACATGGCGATCTACCCGTGGGCGGCAAGCTGGGAAGGCCAGCAGCAGACGCTGGATGACAAGCCGAATATGAAAGCATGGATGGAGCGCATGGCCGCCCGCCCTGCGGTCAAAAAGGGCATGGAACTCGCTGCTGAAGTGCGCCAAAAGGGCTATTCCAAGGAACAAATGGAACGGCTTTTCAAACAGAAATGA
- a CDS encoding Dabb family protein, protein MIRHIVFFTVKRPENRDAVFEGLKLLETIPDSIRLEIRPNLNSDPISPEGPDFVVYGEFEDEAQLAAYKAHPLYTKSIELVRPLRDTRTAADFIS, encoded by the coding sequence ATGATCCGGCACATCGTATTTTTCACGGTCAAGCGGCCCGAAAACCGTGACGCCGTTTTCGAGGGGCTGAAGCTCCTCGAAACCATCCCCGACTCCATTCGTCTGGAAATCAGGCCGAATTTGAACAGCGATCCGATCAGCCCCGAGGGGCCTGATTTCGTTGTCTATGGCGAATTCGAGGACGAAGCCCAGTTGGCCGCCTACAAAGCGCATCCGCTTTACACCAAGTCCATCGAACTGGTGCGTCCGCTGCGCGACACGCGCACAGCGGCAGACTTTATTTCTTAG
- a CDS encoding inner membrane-spanning protein YciB: MSAKPINPILKQVLELGPTVVFFLIYLRIKDENYIIGGTEYSGFIVSAIVFIPILLVSMGILWALTRKLSRMQVFTAFMVIFFGGLTAYFNNKAFFMMKTTIVYGLFFVLLGIGLLRGQSWLQYVLGEFLPMENEGWMIFTKRLAVFFLVLALANEVIWRTQSEELWVTLETFAFPAVTFLFLWVNIVALQKYLIEEPKK, from the coding sequence ATGTCCGCAAAGCCCATCAATCCGATCCTGAAGCAGGTGCTCGAGCTTGGCCCGACCGTGGTCTTTTTCCTGATCTACCTACGGATCAAGGACGAGAACTACATCATCGGCGGCACCGAATATTCGGGCTTCATCGTCTCTGCGATCGTCTTCATCCCGATCCTGCTGGTCTCGATGGGTATCCTCTGGGCGCTCACCCGCAAGCTCAGCCGGATGCAGGTTTTCACCGCGTTCATGGTGATTTTCTTCGGCGGTTTGACAGCCTATTTTAACAACAAGGCGTTCTTCATGATGAAGACGACGATTGTTTACGGGCTGTTTTTCGTCCTGCTGGGTATCGGCCTGCTACGGGGACAGAGCTGGCTGCAATATGTCCTCGGGGAATTCCTGCCGATGGAAAACGAAGGCTGGATGATCTTCACCAAGCGCCTCGCGGTGTTCTTCCTCGTCCTCGCTCTCGCGAACGAGGTGATCTGGCGCACCCAGAGCGAGGAGCTCTGGGTCACGCTCGAGACATTCGCGTTTCCGGCTGTGACCTTCCTGTTCCTGTGGGTGAACATTGTCGCCCTCCAGAAATATCTGATCGAAGAGCCTAAGAAATAA
- a CDS encoding DMT family transporter: MGDWLVSIAGTPQGAQLATLLALMSAIAHASFGALQKGNVDPWTSRGVIDGWLAIISAPVALFLVPWPDGRMWIILLGAVIIHLGYKLAMALAYERAAYTVVYPIVRGSGPVVTVAAATVIFHEHFALIQWLGVVCLSGGILLVAVRNMIDEKLDPKGLRIGLMWAAIGGATVALYTVYDAWGIRQSADPFTFLAWWFFLAAFDMPVIAAIRWRNLPVKPAVGPLMVRGICGAFIGWISFGGVMLATRIDKVGEAAVLRETSPVFAALIGWLFLGEKVGWQRSMFIALIAIGAVIVEFGA; this comes from the coding sequence ATGGGTGATTGGCTCGTCTCGATCGCGGGCACGCCGCAAGGCGCACAGCTCGCAACTCTGCTCGCTCTGATGTCGGCCATTGCGCACGCATCCTTCGGCGCTCTGCAAAAAGGCAATGTCGATCCGTGGACCTCGCGCGGGGTGATCGACGGTTGGCTGGCAATCATCTCCGCACCTGTGGCGCTGTTCCTCGTGCCTTGGCCCGATGGCCGGATGTGGATCATCCTGCTCGGCGCAGTCATCATCCACCTCGGCTATAAACTGGCGATGGCGCTGGCTTATGAGCGTGCCGCCTACACGGTCGTCTACCCGATTGTCAGAGGCAGCGGTCCGGTCGTCACCGTGGCCGCTGCGACGGTCATCTTCCACGAACACTTCGCGCTGATCCAATGGCTGGGCGTTGTCTGCCTGTCGGGCGGCATCCTGCTCGTCGCGGTACGCAACATGATCGACGAAAAGCTGGACCCTAAGGGGCTCCGCATCGGTCTGATGTGGGCCGCGATCGGCGGGGCGACGGTTGCACTCTATACCGTCTACGACGCATGGGGCATCCGCCAGTCGGCTGACCCGTTCACCTTCCTTGCGTGGTGGTTCTTCCTCGCGGCTTTCGACATGCCCGTTATCGCTGCGATCCGCTGGCGCAACTTGCCTGTCAAACCTGCCGTGGGTCCGCTCATGGTGCGAGGCATCTGCGGCGCCTTCATTGGCTGGATCAGCTTTGGCGGTGTCATGCTCGCAACCCGCATCGACAAGGTCGGTGAAGCTGCCGTCCTCCGCGAAACCTCGCCCGTTTTTGCCGCGCTGATCGGCTGGCTTTTCCTCGGTGAAAAGGTCGGTTGGCAACGGTCCATGTTTATCGCGCTGATCGCCATCGGCGCAGTTATCGTCGAATTTGGAGCCTAA
- the ftsY gene encoding signal recognition particle-docking protein FtsY, with amino-acid sequence MSFFKKLRDRLTKSSSQLDEGLEAIIDEGAEESTDESHVEPAAPVVAPAEAPVVQPTIDQEQPKKAGIVDRLMGRTDNSPRRTLDDEMLEQLEELLIASDMGVDTALRVTSNIAEGRMGRKVSVNEIKTLLAEEVTRIMEPVARPLPLYSKKPQVVLVVGVNGSGKTTTIGKLASQFRAAGKKVVIAAGDTFRAAAVEQLQVWGDRAGVPVMTAPEGSDPASLAFDAITKAQEDGADLLMIDTAGRLQNRQDLMEELAKIVRVIRKKDPDAPHNTLLVLDATTGQNALVQTEAFQKLADVSGLVMTKLDGTAKGGVLVALADKFALPIHAIGVGEQIDDLAPFDPEDFAKALVGAHE; translated from the coding sequence ATGTCCTTTTTCAAAAAGCTCCGCGACCGCCTGACGAAGTCGTCCTCCCAGCTCGATGAAGGGCTTGAAGCCATCATCGACGAGGGCGCGGAAGAGAGCACTGACGAGAGCCATGTCGAGCCCGCCGCGCCGGTAGTTGCGCCCGCCGAAGCGCCGGTTGTCCAGCCGACCATCGACCAAGAGCAACCCAAGAAAGCAGGCATCGTCGACCGCCTGATGGGCCGCACCGACAACTCGCCGCGCCGCACCCTCGACGACGAGATGCTCGAACAGCTCGAAGAACTCCTGATCGCATCGGACATGGGCGTCGATACCGCGCTGCGCGTGACTTCGAACATCGCCGAAGGCCGCATGGGTCGCAAAGTCTCCGTGAACGAGATCAAGACACTCCTCGCAGAAGAAGTCACCCGCATCATGGAGCCCGTCGCGCGTCCGCTGCCGCTCTATTCGAAAAAGCCGCAGGTCGTTTTGGTCGTCGGCGTGAACGGTTCAGGCAAAACCACGACCATCGGCAAACTCGCCAGCCAGTTCCGCGCTGCCGGCAAAAAGGTCGTCATCGCTGCCGGTGACACCTTCCGCGCTGCCGCCGTCGAACAGCTTCAGGTCTGGGGTGATCGCGCAGGCGTGCCCGTCATGACTGCGCCCGAAGGCTCGGACCCTGCCAGCCTCGCATTCGATGCGATCACCAAAGCGCAGGAAGACGGTGCGGATCTTCTTATGATCGACACCGCAGGTCGCCTCCAGAACCGTCAGGACCTCATGGAGGAACTCGCGAAGATCGTCCGTGTCATCCGCAAGAAAGACCCCGATGCGCCGCACAACACCCTACTGGTGCTCGATGCGACAACTGGTCAAAACGCTCTCGTCCAGACCGAAGCTTTCCAGAAACTCGCCGATGTGTCCGGCCTTGTGATGACTAAACTCGACGGTACCGCCAAAGGCGGCGTCCTGGTCGCGCTTGCTGACAAATTCGCGCTTCCGATCCATGCCATTGGCGTTGGCGAGCAGATCGACGATCTCGCGCCTTTCGATCCCGAAGACTTTGCCAAGGCGCTGGTCGGCGCGCACGAATGA
- a CDS encoding alkane 1-monooxygenase yields the protein MSAMRLFTVATLLPLPLIIAAALYGGIWAVIAPLVMTVMVAVLDEVVRVITPPTPESEFPAADRLSVVVVIGQFTMLGAVVYGIGSLSWAEAFGVFVAAGLYLGQVANSNAHELIHRQSRLLRKLGVWAYISVLYGQHASAHVLVHHPLVATRSDPNSARYGESFYKFAGRAWRGEFRKGLEAERDRMARSKRSRWRNPYVTYLLGAALMLLIARLIGGTTGLLWYVALAIFAQVQLLMSDYVQHYGLDRKITDGKPEPVTARHSWNSPHWYSSALMLNAPRHSDHHAHPMRPYPALELPNAPTLPRSIPVMACIALLPPMWRKVMHPRLKEWRKGSFSKR from the coding sequence ATGTCCGCAATGCGCCTTTTCACTGTTGCTACGTTGCTTCCGCTGCCGTTGATTATCGCGGCGGCGCTCTATGGCGGCATCTGGGCAGTGATCGCGCCACTGGTAATGACGGTGATGGTGGCGGTGCTGGACGAGGTGGTCCGCGTGATCACTCCGCCGACGCCCGAGAGCGAGTTTCCGGCTGCCGACCGCCTGTCGGTCGTCGTTGTGATCGGGCAGTTCACGATGCTTGGCGCAGTGGTCTACGGGATCGGCTCGCTGTCATGGGCGGAGGCGTTCGGCGTTTTTGTCGCCGCGGGGCTGTACCTCGGGCAGGTGGCCAACTCCAACGCGCACGAACTCATCCATCGGCAGTCGCGACTACTGAGGAAACTTGGTGTTTGGGCCTATATCTCCGTGCTTTATGGCCAACACGCCTCGGCGCATGTGCTGGTCCATCATCCGCTGGTCGCCACGCGCAGTGACCCGAATTCGGCGCGCTATGGCGAGAGCTTTTACAAATTCGCGGGCCGTGCGTGGCGCGGGGAATTCCGCAAGGGTCTTGAAGCCGAGAGGGACCGCATGGCTCGCAGCAAGCGCTCACGCTGGCGCAACCCGTATGTGACCTATCTGCTGGGCGCGGCATTGATGCTGCTCATCGCTCGGCTGATCGGCGGAACAACTGGTTTGCTGTGGTATGTCGCGCTTGCGATCTTCGCGCAGGTACAATTGCTGATGTCCGACTATGTGCAGCACTACGGGCTGGACCGGAAGATCACCGATGGCAAACCGGAGCCCGTCACCGCGCGTCATAGCTGGAACAGTCCGCATTGGTATTCGTCGGCGCTCATGCTCAATGCGCCGCGTCATTCCGACCACCACGCCCACCCCATGCGCCCCTACCCGGCGCTCGAACTGCCGAATGCACCCACCCTACCGCGTTCCATTCCTGTGATGGCCTGCATCGCGCTGCTACCTCCGATGTGGCGCAAGGTGATGCATCCGCGTCTGAAAGAATGGCGAAAGGGTAGCTTTTCAAAGCGTTGA